Proteins encoded within one genomic window of Formosa agariphila KMM 3901:
- a CDS encoding 6-pyruvoyl trahydropterin synthase family protein: MIAKVSRQGYFNAAHRLYRKDWTDEKNQLIFGRCNNPNYHGHNYEIIVSVTGEIDQETGFVIDLKILKQLIKDEVEEAFDHKNLNLDVPEFKDLNPTAENIAVVIYNKLKPKLNDYLDLEITLYETPRNFVSYSGK, translated from the coding sequence ATGATAGCAAAAGTTAGTAGACAAGGGTATTTTAATGCGGCCCACAGATTATATAGAAAAGATTGGACAGACGAAAAAAATCAATTGATTTTTGGACGATGTAATAATCCAAATTATCACGGTCATAATTATGAGATTATAGTAAGTGTTACTGGCGAAATAGATCAAGAAACAGGATTTGTAATCGATTTAAAAATCTTAAAGCAACTTATTAAAGACGAAGTGGAAGAAGCTTTCGATCATAAAAACTTAAATTTAGATGTACCTGAATTCAAGGATTTAAATCCTACAGCCGAAAACATTGCTGTTGTTATTTATAATAAACTCAAGCCTAAGCTTAACGACTATTTAGATTTAGAAATTACGCTTTACGAAACGCCTAGAAATTTTGTTAGTTATTCGGGAAAGTAA
- a CDS encoding RNA polymerase sigma-70 factor, giving the protein MFDSDIEIIKGLKKDDKKALTVLYKNYWKILYISSYNLLKDKEVCEEIIQDVFIDVWNKRKELEIRVSFKSYLYACVRYKVFAEFRSNKIMRVELFEELDKRMQYTTPETKMMHKELKYHIELVVDTLPEKCKRVYVLSRNEHLSHKEISEQLGISIKTVENHITNALRVLRASLGQVLFVVLFINS; this is encoded by the coding sequence ATGTTTGATTCTGATATTGAAATTATAAAAGGTTTAAAGAAAGACGATAAGAAAGCATTAACTGTATTGTATAAAAATTATTGGAAAATACTTTATATATCTTCTTATAATTTACTGAAAGATAAAGAAGTGTGTGAAGAAATTATACAAGACGTTTTTATTGATGTATGGAATAAAAGGAAAGAGTTAGAAATAAGAGTATCTTTTAAAAGTTACCTTTATGCATGTGTAAGATATAAGGTTTTTGCAGAGTTTAGAAGCAACAAAATCATGCGAGTAGAGTTGTTTGAAGAACTCGATAAACGTATGCAGTATACAACTCCAGAAACTAAAATGATGCATAAGGAATTAAAGTATCACATTGAATTAGTTGTTGATACTTTACCAGAAAAATGTAAAAGAGTTTATGTGTTAAGCAGAAATGAACACTTAAGTCATAAAGAAATATCCGAACAATTAGGTATTTCTATTAAAACAGTAGAAAATCATATTACTAATGCTCTTCGGGTTTTGAGAGCATCTTTAGGTCAAGTTTTATTCGTAGTTCTTTTTATTAACTCTTGA
- the idi gene encoding isopentenyl-diphosphate Delta-isomerase, with translation MIEENVILVDENDEPIGLMPKLEAHEKGVLHRAFSVFVFNDKNELMLQQRALDKYHTPGLWTNTCCSHQREGESNVEAGRRRLEEEMGFVTALEERTSFVYKSPFENGLTEHEYDHVLVGYYNGEPKINPEEVADWKWMTLDAVKNDIKLNPDNYTSWFKIIFDKFYEFINVS, from the coding sequence ATGATAGAAGAAAACGTAATATTAGTTGACGAAAACGATGAGCCAATCGGGCTTATGCCAAAACTAGAAGCACATGAAAAAGGCGTACTACATAGAGCCTTTTCTGTATTTGTATTTAATGATAAAAACGAGTTGATGTTGCAACAACGGGCATTAGATAAATACCATACTCCAGGACTATGGACCAATACGTGTTGTAGCCACCAGAGAGAAGGTGAATCTAATGTAGAGGCGGGTAGAAGACGTTTAGAAGAAGAAATGGGCTTTGTAACTGCTTTAGAAGAGCGAACCTCTTTTGTATATAAATCGCCTTTTGAAAATGGATTAACAGAGCATGAATACGATCATGTATTAGTAGGGTATTACAATGGTGAACCTAAAATTAATCCTGAAGAAGTTGCCGATTGGAAGTGGATGACCTTAGATGCTGTTAAAAACGACATTAAATTGAATCCAGATAATTATACGTCTTGGTTTAAAATTATTTTTGATAAGTTTTATGAATTTATAAATGTATCCTAA
- a CDS encoding DegT/DnrJ/EryC1/StrS family aminotransferase translates to MPGFELFGSAEQKEVHDVLDSGILMRYGFDAMRNNHWKAKELETELENQMQVKHAQLVSSGTAAVSVALAIAGVGAGDEVILPTFTFVASFEAVLMLGAIPILVDIDDTLTLDIEAVKNAITPQTKAIMPVHMCGGMARLKELKAICDTHNLKLIEDACQAIGGTYEGKALGSYGDVGCFSFDFVKTITAAEGGAIITNNDDYATWADHYSDHGHDHVGSDRGAESHPFLGYNFRISELHAAVGLAQVRRLQDFIAIQKKHYTILKEALSTIPELTFRTIPEEGVENYSFLNFFLTDLETTTSAMTVLKEAGIDGCFHYYNNNWHYVRKWEHLKDAKSLFPMPAPTKDALSKIDINNFKQSDYYIARNISCLIKLSWTEDEVKLRASKMVEAIKSVL, encoded by the coding sequence ATGCCTGGATTTGAACTTTTTGGAAGTGCAGAACAAAAAGAAGTACACGATGTACTAGATAGCGGAATTTTAATGCGTTATGGCTTTGATGCCATGAGAAATAACCATTGGAAAGCTAAAGAATTAGAAACGGAATTAGAAAACCAAATGCAAGTTAAGCATGCGCAATTGGTGTCTAGTGGTACAGCTGCTGTATCCGTAGCATTAGCTATTGCTGGTGTTGGTGCTGGCGACGAAGTTATACTTCCTACATTTACCTTTGTAGCAAGTTTTGAAGCCGTTTTAATGCTAGGCGCTATTCCTATTCTTGTTGATATTGACGATACTTTAACCCTAGATATTGAGGCCGTTAAAAACGCCATTACTCCACAAACAAAAGCGATTATGCCTGTACATATGTGCGGCGGTATGGCACGTTTAAAAGAACTTAAAGCGATTTGCGACACTCATAACTTAAAACTTATTGAAGATGCTTGTCAAGCTATTGGTGGAACTTACGAAGGAAAAGCCTTAGGAAGTTACGGAGATGTGGGATGCTTTTCATTCGATTTTGTAAAAACAATTACTGCTGCTGAAGGTGGAGCCATCATTACAAACAACGACGACTATGCCACTTGGGCAGATCATTACAGCGACCATGGACATGATCATGTTGGTTCGGATCGTGGCGCTGAAAGTCATCCGTTTTTAGGATATAATTTTAGAATTTCGGAATTACATGCTGCTGTAGGACTAGCACAAGTTAGACGATTACAAGATTTTATTGCTATTCAGAAAAAACATTATACCATATTAAAAGAGGCTTTAAGCACGATTCCTGAACTTACGTTTAGAACAATTCCCGAGGAAGGTGTAGAAAATTATTCCTTTTTAAATTTCTTTTTAACAGACCTAGAAACAACAACGTCTGCAATGACAGTTTTAAAAGAAGCTGGAATAGATGGTTGTTTTCATTACTACAACAACAATTGGCATTATGTTAGAAAATGGGAGCATTTAAAAGATGCTAAAAGTCTATTCCCTATGCCTGCGCCTACCAAAGACGCATTAAGCAAGATAGATATTAATAACTTTAAACAATCTGATTATTATATTGCGAGAAACATCTCTTGTTTAATCAAATTATCTTGGACTGAAGATGAAGTAAAATTAAGAGCTTCAAAAATGGTAGAGGCCATTAAAAGCGTATTATAA
- a CDS encoding DUF3467 domain-containing protein — MADEKDPQKQGQINIELDEKIAEGTYSNLAIINHSVSEFVVDFVSIMPGTPKSKVKSRIILTPQHAKRLLKALADNVNRFENAHGEIKDYEQPPIPLNFGPTGEA, encoded by the coding sequence ATGGCTGACGAAAAAGATCCTCAAAAACAAGGACAAATTAATATAGAACTAGACGAGAAAATTGCTGAAGGAACATATTCTAATTTAGCAATTATTAACCATTCTGTTTCAGAGTTTGTAGTAGACTTTGTAAGCATAATGCCAGGGACACCTAAGAGTAAGGTTAAATCTAGAATTATATTAACACCACAGCACGCTAAACGCTTATTAAAGGCATTAGCCGATAATGTTAACCGTTTCGAAAATGCTCATGGTGAAATTAAAGATTACGAGCAACCTCCAATTCCACTAAATTTTGGCCCAACAGGGGAGGCTTAA
- a CDS encoding peptide chain release factor 3: MSFKSEINRRRTFGIISHPDAGKTTLTEKLLLFGGAIQEAGAVKSNKIKKGATSDFMEIERQRGISVATSVLAFEYNGIKINILDTPGHKDFAEDTFRTLTAVDSVIVVIDVAKGVEEQTEKLVEVCRMRNIPMIVFINKMDREGKDAFDLLDEVEQKLGLKVVPLSFPIGMGYDFKGIYNIWEKNVNLFSGDSRKDIEETIEISDLASPELDKIVGEKAANTLREEIELVDGIYPQFNKEEYLQGQVQPVFFGSALNNFGVRELLDCFVDIAPKPRAKQSEERLVQPDEDKFSGFVFKIHANMDPNHRNRLAFVKIVSGEFKRNAPYLHVRSNKKVKFSSPNAFFAEKKEIVDISYPGDIVGLQDTGSFKIGDTLTEGEVIHYKGVPSFSPEHFRYINNADPLKSKQLNKGIDQLMDEGVAQLFTLELNGRKVIGTVGALQYEVIQYRLEHEYGAKCTYENLNVFKACWVEPKDKKSDEFKEFLRVKQRFLAKDKRNQLVFLADSQFSLQMTEQKYPNIKFHLTSEFD, translated from the coding sequence ATGAGTTTTAAAAGTGAAATAAACAGACGTCGTACCTTCGGAATTATATCGCATCCCGATGCCGGTAAAACTACGTTAACTGAGAAATTACTTCTTTTTGGTGGTGCAATTCAAGAAGCAGGAGCCGTAAAAAGTAATAAAATTAAAAAAGGAGCAACGAGTGACTTTATGGAAATTGAGCGTCAGCGTGGGATTTCTGTTGCTACTTCTGTATTGGCTTTTGAATATAATGGTATAAAAATTAATATTCTTGATACTCCTGGACACAAGGATTTTGCCGAAGATACGTTTAGAACACTTACCGCTGTAGATAGTGTAATTGTTGTAATTGATGTTGCAAAAGGGGTCGAGGAACAAACTGAGAAATTAGTTGAAGTTTGCCGTATGCGGAACATTCCAATGATTGTTTTTATAAACAAAATGGACCGTGAAGGTAAAGATGCTTTCGATTTGTTAGATGAAGTTGAACAAAAACTAGGTTTGAAAGTTGTTCCTTTAAGTTTCCCTATAGGAATGGGTTACGACTTTAAAGGGATTTATAACATTTGGGAAAAGAATGTAAATCTTTTTAGTGGGGATAGTAGAAAAGATATTGAAGAAACTATTGAAATTTCTGATTTAGCCTCTCCAGAGTTAGATAAAATTGTTGGAGAAAAAGCAGCTAATACCTTAAGAGAAGAAATTGAATTGGTTGATGGTATATATCCTCAATTCAATAAAGAAGAATATTTACAAGGTCAGGTTCAACCTGTGTTTTTTGGTTCTGCTTTAAATAATTTTGGAGTTCGCGAATTATTAGATTGTTTCGTAGACATCGCACCAAAGCCAAGAGCAAAACAGAGTGAAGAACGTTTAGTGCAACCAGACGAAGATAAATTTAGTGGATTTGTATTTAAAATTCACGCCAATATGGACCCAAACCATAGAAACCGATTGGCTTTTGTTAAAATTGTATCTGGAGAATTTAAGCGTAACGCACCTTATTTACACGTTAGAAGTAATAAAAAGGTAAAGTTCTCGAGTCCAAATGCCTTTTTTGCTGAAAAAAAAGAGATTGTAGATATTTCGTATCCTGGAGATATTGTAGGACTACAGGACACTGGAAGTTTTAAAATTGGAGATACACTTACAGAAGGGGAAGTTATCCATTACAAAGGTGTTCCAAGTTTCTCTCCAGAGCATTTTAGATACATTAACAATGCAGACCCATTAAAATCTAAACAACTTAATAAAGGTATCGACCAGTTGATGGATGAAGGTGTTGCCCAGTTATTTACTTTAGAACTTAACGGAAGAAAAGTTATTGGTACGGTTGGAGCTTTACAGTACGAAGTTATTCAATACCGTTTAGAACACGAATACGGTGCAAAATGTACTTACGAAAACTTGAATGTATTTAAAGCATGTTGGGTAGAACCAAAAGATAAAAAGAGCGACGAGTTTAAAGAATTCTTGCGTGTTAAACAGCGCTTTCTAGCCAAAGACAAAAGAAATCAGTTGGTATTTTTAGCCGACTCTCAGTTCTCTTTACAAATGACTGAACAGAAATATCCTAATATTAAATTCCACTTAACATCGGAGTTTGATTAA
- a CDS encoding APC family permease produces the protein MNKKISLKDAISIGIGGMVGGGIFAVLGLAVSLAKGGTPIAFLFAGLIALLTAYSYAKLSMKYPENGGTVKFIHQQFGNGVFAGGINNLLWISYIVMLALYASAFGSYGVALLSITGDKTIDTHILQSAIIVIALLINYLSVALVSRIESVAVVIKLLILIAFIGVGIYGFSSHPEHLEQLSPSHWESPFLLLSGGMVIFVAYEGFELIANSISDLKDREKNTTKAYFGAVGFVVVLYVLIAIVTVGSLPFKEIADAQDYVLAKAAEPTLGQVGFTIITITALISTFSAINATVLGSGRVNYDIAVDQELPKYFCHQFWGKPIGLLITAILSIALVNVFNLESISTAGSSGFLLVFCIVNYIGYKKHAELGSNKLIHAIASALCFLAFITLIIQQFSGNTIGVFISLGIIVFCFVMEFIYKRVLIRER, from the coding sequence ATGAATAAAAAAATAAGTTTAAAAGATGCCATCTCCATTGGAATAGGAGGTATGGTTGGAGGCGGTATTTTTGCTGTACTCGGTCTTGCCGTATCCTTAGCAAAAGGAGGTACACCTATAGCATTTCTGTTTGCGGGTTTAATCGCGTTGTTAACGGCGTACTCGTATGCTAAGTTATCTATGAAGTATCCTGAAAATGGAGGTACTGTTAAATTTATTCATCAGCAGTTTGGAAACGGTGTTTTTGCAGGTGGAATAAATAATCTACTTTGGATTAGCTATATTGTAATGTTAGCACTCTATGCATCTGCTTTTGGATCTTATGGTGTAGCATTGTTATCTATAACAGGAGACAAAACTATCGATACTCATATATTGCAATCGGCCATTATTGTTATAGCGCTTCTTATTAATTATTTAAGTGTAGCTCTGGTTAGTCGCATTGAATCTGTCGCTGTAGTTATTAAGTTACTTATCCTAATTGCTTTTATAGGCGTTGGGATTTACGGATTTTCTTCACATCCAGAACATTTGGAACAATTGTCACCATCTCATTGGGAGAGCCCTTTTTTGTTGTTATCAGGCGGTATGGTAATTTTTGTGGCTTACGAAGGATTTGAATTGATAGCAAACTCAATATCCGATTTAAAAGATCGAGAAAAAAATACTACAAAAGCCTATTTTGGAGCCGTTGGTTTTGTGGTTGTGTTGTATGTTTTAATAGCCATTGTAACTGTGGGGTCGTTACCGTTTAAAGAAATTGCAGATGCTCAAGATTACGTTTTAGCAAAAGCAGCAGAACCCACTCTAGGTCAAGTAGGATTTACAATTATTACTATAACAGCATTAATTTCTACGTTTTCGGCTATAAATGCTACTGTTTTAGGAAGTGGTAGAGTGAATTACGATATTGCTGTAGATCAAGAACTTCCAAAATATTTCTGTCATCAGTTTTGGGGTAAACCTATAGGATTATTAATTACGGCTATCTTATCTATTGCTTTAGTGAATGTATTTAATTTGGAAAGTATCTCCACAGCGGGAAGCTCAGGCTTTTTACTTGTGTTCTGTATTGTTAATTATATTGGTTATAAAAAACACGCAGAATTAGGCTCTAATAAGCTTATTCACGCCATTGCAAGTGCGCTTTGCTTCCTAGCTTTTATAACCCTAATCATACAGCAATTTTCGGGCAATACAATAGGTGTTTTTATTTCACTTGGTATTATTGTTTTTTGCTTTGTAATGGAATTTATTTATAAACGTGTTTTGATTAGAGAGCGCTAA
- a CDS encoding NAD(P)H-dependent oxidoreductase, whose amino-acid sequence MDIIKQLQWRYATKKFDNTRQIEDNKLQILLEAFNLTATSYGLQPVKLVVINNKTLQRELVAASMNQEQIAQASHVLVFCIETTIDSVFVENYFNRVQDLRETPDAVLKPFKDFLISDFENKEQIQIENWATKQAYLALGNMLTVCALEHIDACPMEGFKPDTYDRILKLSEKGLKSVLVLPIGYRASDDLFSELKKVRKPIADSIIHI is encoded by the coding sequence ATGGATATTATAAAACAGTTGCAATGGCGATATGCCACAAAAAAGTTCGACAATACACGGCAGATTGAAGACAATAAACTACAAATATTATTAGAAGCATTTAATTTAACAGCGACCTCTTATGGTTTACAACCAGTAAAACTTGTAGTAATTAACAATAAAACGTTGCAACGTGAATTAGTAGCAGCTTCTATGAACCAAGAGCAAATAGCTCAAGCGTCTCATGTTTTAGTATTCTGTATAGAAACAACAATAGACTCTGTATTTGTAGAAAATTATTTTAACCGTGTGCAAGATTTACGCGAAACTCCAGATGCCGTTTTAAAACCTTTTAAAGATTTTTTAATTTCTGATTTTGAAAATAAAGAGCAAATACAAATTGAGAATTGGGCGACTAAACAGGCTTATCTAGCTTTAGGAAATATGTTAACCGTTTGTGCTTTAGAACACATTGACGCCTGCCCAATGGAAGGTTTTAAACCCGATACCTATGATCGTATTTTGAAGTTATCGGAAAAAGGATTGAAATCTGTTTTAGTGCTTCCTATTGGATATCGTGCTTCAGACGATTTGTTTTCTGAATTAAAAAAAGTTAGAAAACCCATAGCAGATAGTATTATTCACATATAA